The Cryptomeria japonica chromosome 9, Sugi_1.0, whole genome shotgun sequence DNA segment AAATCTTGTATTCGTCCAGTCATTCAGGCCGGTGGAGTATATTCTTTGCAGCTAATGAAAAAAGCCAGTTTTGATGTGAAACGCTCACATGAAAATCGACGGCGATCTTAACGAGGTTTTGGGTTTTGGAATAAATTCCTGTGCGACCAACCACCTTCCCACGCAACTTCCTTCCTTCCTGTAACGCTTTTCCGCAAAGCGACACCCGACCAAACAATCAAAGCAGGAAGCTTCCTTTCAACTGCAATCAACTCCCTCCCGCACATTATAAACTAAAATGGATCCCAAATATACGCACGTCAGATGAATTTCTTTCTTATTATTGTTAAATTATCCTTTTGCTGGTGCATTCAAGACCTTTAATCAAATTCTGCAGTTAGAGAGATTGTTTAGGTATTCAATTCTGTCATAATAGACTATAATGTCTGAGAGAAGCTTGCGAAAATCGAGGTCCAGGAGGAGTGAAATTCGACAGAGGAGTATAGGTCGAACTCGGAGAGGAAGGGACAGTAGTCGAGGTTGGAGCAGCAAAGACTCGACCCCAGGACGTGCGGCAACACACAGGAGAAATTCTCTTTCGAGAAATGAGAGGAATGTCCGTGGTGATCTCAGAAGGACAGCATCTGAGCCGAATTTGTGGCAGGGTGCTTTGCATTGGGACGATGAAGATTTGGAAAAGGaagggaagatgaagaaaaaggagaaatTTTTGTGGAGGCCGCAGACTCTGTCAGATCTATTTGATGGGTTCTACACTGTTTCAGCTTTACCTCCGAGGACTCCTGTGGCCTCCATTTTCCACAAGCCCGAGGTTAGTTTTTCCCTAGTTCATTGCAGTAAATTTTGTTTTATATAGGAAcgtgaatttttttttggttcttttGTATGTACCGAAGTGTGCTGCTTCTGGTTGAAACTTTTGAAGGAAAACCCAAGCCAAGGTGCTTGTTTTAATTCTACCGGGTAACCTCTTCTAGGAATGTATACATTCATATAATCTTGAATTCCTAATTTTATTTGTATGCCTACAAGGTAGGACTAGAAAGGTTGAAGTGCATCGATGGATACTTAATGTGCCAGGCACGGTAGCTGCCCTCCCATCAAAAGCTGCGGCCACACTCTTAACATATGATAGTTATTCTAACTTTTGATCCTGGGGCATTTGGTCCTCGTATCAAAGGCATTAGCTACTGGAGCATGTGGATCTATATTTCACTTTTGGGGCTGGGTTATGTTCTAGCGTGAGGGAACTAATTTAATAATTTCTCTTGAGGCCAAGATATGTGCTAGCTGCTTCAGAAAGGAACAAACCCACAACCTCCTTCTGTCAAAAGCATTAACCACACTCCTAGCGTATGGCAGTGAGTCTTTTTACTGTTCCCGGGTTAGGTTTTGTATCGGCTCCTTTAAAAGGGGATTAATCCACAACCTTCTTCCATTCAAGGCGTTAGCTACAATTATAGCATATAGGTGTTACTCTTACTGTTGCTCTTGTTGGCAAGTTATGTATCGGCTCCTTcaaaaggaaatggtagagaatcaaTATTTCCCACTGTGCACTTGTACTTGCAGCCATGCATAATGTTTGAAAGCTGACCATTTTGTCTCAATGAAAATCCAAATAGGACTTGACAGCTGTTTAATCTCTTCGCATCTAATCAGCTGCATAGTTTTCATTGCATCTAATTATTTGCTAGTAGTCAGTAACACAAGAAAACATCTGCCCAAAAGAATATTAGCCGATGCCATACCAGAGAAAATGGACAGTCACAGCAGGAAAAAGTGAGCAACCGCCAAAGGACAACGATTAGATGCCCTAGCGCCaccaaagatagaaaatacaacaACATGGTCACTTTAGGAAAGCAATCGGTGGCTAGCTGGAACATGACCGCAAACCTATCATACCCATTTAGACCATAGTGCTAAAAGCAATGATATTTGCATGAACAAATTGACCCAACTATGGCATGTCTACAAAGAGGACCACGCTATTAAGTTCCCTACAGCTTTCTAGGAAACACCTGCAACAAATCTGACATACAGCAACTTCCAATATACCTGTAGAACACTATATAACAAGTTAACAACTACAATAGCTTGCACAATATCTATGCTGACCTGTAGAATTTATACCATAAAACAAGTAGGTTCGAGGCCTAAGAGAACACTTACCTATACCCACCTTCCGAGAATACACATTCGAGGAAAAGCTTATCAGACAGCAAGATCACTTGTGGACCTGTAAATTAATTTATGACAAAGTGCCTTTCTGTTTCTTCCACCCTTGAAGTGTAAAACAAAAATAACTTTATCCTAATATTGGATCACATGTTGATGCTAAAATCTTCTACATGGTTTTCTTCCAAAAGCTTGTTATATATTTTCATGGATTGTGAAAACATTATGTCCTTAATGGATATAATTTCTCTTCTCAGTCTTCCTTGTGTGTTTTCCTGCAACCAGTTCCACATCTGATTTCAGATTTGATGTGAGCTTGTCCTCAGTCGGACTATGAGCAATTTTGCCCTCCTTTTGATCTCTGCCCCTATGCAAGCGTTTTGCTTTTGCTGTTGTAAGAATTTTTTTTCCGACTATCTTCGTAAACAGATTTCATTTTATGGAACTATTGAGAGTTCGACATTCTAGATTCAGCAGGAAAATTGTTCCAAATGAAAGATTTAATCAGCTGCTTTCATTTCCTTACCTTTACATTTTACATTTTAGTTTTTTATTTCCCTTCCCCTACAATTGGTTGTTAAGAGAGGAATATGGAGCTgcatatgtatttattttaatgTGGATGGACATGGCTGTCGAACCCTGTGACAATGTTTTCTTTTCCTAGAGAGAATGTGCATGAAAAACCCAATAACAATCCCCCTTTTAAAGAGTTTTTGAACTGGTTTTGAGGCTAACATTGTACTTGCAAAATGTAGAAACTCTTTGCAGAATGCGACAAATTTCTGGTGACTGTAACAGTGGAGGGAAGCACTGGACCCATTAAACTGATTGTGAGAAAAGAAGACACGGTCATTGATTTGATCAAATTGACAATAGACAGTTATGCTAAAGAAGGCCGCCATCCAGAGTTGGATTCAGACATAAACATGTTTGAGTTGCATCTCTCAAATTTTAGCATGGAAAGTaagtattaaaaaataattatttcctTCTTTCCCATAAATTTTTGAAATTGAGAGATTTCCAAGTCCAATTCATGTGACTTTTCTGATGTTTGAGCCACTGGCTGGATGATTGatgaatttcaaaaaaattgtaaattatGTTATAGAAGTATTTGCAGGTAAGGCTAATGTTGTCATTTTTATCACTTACCTGTTTCTAGCAACTATGAATGATGCAATAGTGCAAGATCTCTAAAATTGGTTCATGTTGTCGAAAGCTGTTACCATTCATGcatttgaaattatttaattacgCCCAAAATTTTACAATTTTCTTATATCTTATTAGACAACCATTCATGATTTAGAGAGACAAATTATCCTGAAAATTTGGTTTGCGTTGACCAATGCAGGTCTAAAACGGTCAGATAATGTGGCAGAATTGGGGAGCAGAACATTTTTTCTCAGACAAGAAAACCATTTTGATTCTGAACCAACCTTGTTCACACCAACACCTGGtcccttcttttcttcttttatttttagaaGGATGAAGAAAATTGGCAGGAGGACCAGAAAATTCTGGAAGATACTGGACTGCGTATGCAACTGATCATTCcatctatattattattattataactaCCCATCTGAGAAATTGTATTTTAGTATGTATAGGGTAGAAAGCATCAAAGGGGCTGCATTTTATAGGGCCCATTGCTCTCTTTTATTGCAAAGCAATGTAATTATTGCTTGTATAATAGTATCATTCTTCTTCATTGTCCCCAACGGATCTGTGTTAAAAATGTAAGTAAAACATTTTGTAATTCATATTTGAGGAGAGCTTATATGTGCTCCTTTCTTCAAATTAATTGGATATAGAAAATCCAGCCAATGCAGAATGGGTTTTATTGATTCTGCACTGGTTACCATTGAGATACCAATAATGAAAATGAAAGGAATTATTGTCAAACTGATTTTGTAATTTCCCTCTCCCTGCCATTCTCATATAAATTATCTGCCTTAATGATTTTGAGTCCTATTCAGAAAGTTGTAACTTACGCATTTTTATTGCAAGTTAGACGTAAAAGTTAGTTCCAAGTTCCTATGGAATTAAGGAAATCTTATAGTTAATTTGTTGTGGTCTTTGTTAAATTGGTTTTAAGAGTTTTATTCCAATTTACAAAATCATTTGGGGTAATGTGTAGACCATAACTAAGATTCATTAGACCTCTCCATACATATTAATCATTAAACGTAAAAATTACTTTCAAATTCGtacagaattaaagaaatcttaTAGTTAATTTGTCATGGTCTTAGTTGAATTGATTTTAAGAATTTTATTccaatttataaaatcatttgagATAATGTGTTTAGACTATAACTAAGATTCATTAGACCATTCCATAGTCACAAAGGAATTGCTCACTTGAGTTGTACATTGGTTTTTATGGGACCTCCATTTGAACATAAATGTCATGGTGATGGCCCCCTCTTATTGAGGTCGACCTACCAGTGCACTTTTAAAAAAGGCGTTTATTAACTCCACTTAAATACATTAATTAGAAAGCATTTAGAATTCTTTACGGTTAATGCCTTAATTATGAAGCTCATTGGAGCTCAGTTCATTAGGGCAATAATCGAAAACTGGTTCCAGGACAATTGGGATCACGAGATTGCTCTCAATTTTCTACCCAGAGGTTTCTTCACTGTCACCTTAAAAAATACCGAAGAAAGAGAAGTGACTAATGATGGCCCCCGGAAGATGGGCGATGCTTTCCTATTTCTGCTAAGATGGAAATCGAATTTCAACTCTAGAGAGACATCGCCCCTGGGTAAAAAGACTTGGTTTAGATTATACAACCTCCCGCTAGAGTACTGGTCTTTTGAATGCTTAACTGTGATAGGTGATGCTCTTGGGAAAACATTTAGAGTATTGATCTGTGAAATGGAGAACCTCTATCCTACGCACAGATCAAATTTATTGCGATCACGAATATTCTGACCCAGAGTATGCTCTCCACGGCCGATGGAATCTGGACGTCGAAGTGGAGAGAGAAATCGCCAAATCTTATTGTCTAAAACGCCGAAGTCGTTATCCTAGGAGGATTCGTAACCAGGGCCCTAGGACTATGCCTCGATGGATCACTAAGGTTGCTAATGAGATGAGTGGGTTTAATGATGAAGAATTTGTATTCTTGAAAAAGAGGTCAAAAGATCAAATCTTGTAGGGTTAAGGTATGTACATTCTATTTGTAGCACAGTTAGGTGCCTCTTGTATGAAATTTTGTAGAGGTTAAGGTATGTACATCCTATTTGTAGCACAGTTAGGTGCCTCTTGTATGAAACACAAAGCAGTCCCATATGTTGTAAGTCATTTGTAGACCTAAAAACAGATCGTTTTATATTGTGCACTATAAAAAGGTCCATTTCCATTTCTATTGATTACCCCCTTCCCATTAGGACCCAATGAATGATTCAAACAAGCAAACTTAAAGaacaaatttcaaatcactctccaTGTGAGTATATAATTCTTTTTGAAGACAAGGGAAAAGACATTAACAATGAGGGTGTTGGAAacttcttgtcattgatgtcaatttgtcTTTTCTATATGCAGGAAAGAGTACTTATGTTCAGTGTTGAATGTTTTGATATTAATGACGATGTTGTGGTGTTTTCGAAAGTTTGATATTGCAACACGCCACTGAGGAACCCCAAAGGAACTTACCATAACATATAGAATAACAtagcaatattttaaaaaaaagacaTAATACATGATATCATCTAACACATCATACAAACAACCATTACAATGCATAGGCGGAAGATAAACATACATCTCTAAACCATGCCTTCTATGGGTTCCCTAATGCGGTTGCTATGTAATGCAACTAAACATAAAGTACAACACTAGAAACAATAATGAAACAACTATTATAattcataaaataatatatatttaacatCTATATctaggttcattttaagcaccaaacccaaatgttcctatgataacctttcAAAATGAATAAGATAAGATATAAAATCACATATTGGTAGTCAATACCAACAACAATCCACCTAAAATTATTCCTTCATTACAATGAATATTAATTACATCAACCTCCTTATGGAGTGTTCAAAAATCAATAACAATACAAATGCAATGCTACTTAAAGATACATAACATATTACATTTACATTTGCTGGATAActtgcaactaaatgataaaggtaTTGGAATGAACAACACAAATATCTTTTCCAATGCAAACGAACAAGTCCACCGGTACCCAATGGAGGTTGGCAAAAACCACTTGATCATGTGGAACCATCAAGTCCACCCAACCATGCTCAAGAGATAGACATAAGGCCCCAAGACAAGAAGCAAGGGAAACAGGGCCTACTCTCAAGCACAACACCAAACATCCATGAGAACACAAGGCATACACAAGTATGAAGCCCAAACAAGGACAAatatgaaacatgacaaggatccAACAGATGCTTCTACTCACAACCAATTAGGATATGATATCAAAGTACAAGAAGgaaagagtgtcattgcatagccttAGCATGAGTTACCCTTGTAGCCTCTTTGGGGCTCAGTGCCCATTTCACAGCTCATGCGGAATCAAACTGtattttcatgaagacaaggaggtTCGATTATGCTAAATCAACACCCCTCGGACAGCTAGGTCTTCCCACTCCCATTCTTAGTTTGCACAAGCGCTCAAGGCTATGGACGAGACATCATATTTATCTTATTAATGTGTTTTACCCCAATTCATTAATTAGGCTATCACTTGATTAAGAAACTCTCCAATGAGTTACCCTCACAGCCTCTTTAGGGCCTCGACTTCCATTGAGAGCCACTCTCCCTTAATGTGTCTAGATACCCATACCTTGAAGTTCAAGTCAAGGAATCATAAAGCACTTAAGCATATACATCTCATATCGAACATCCATGAATCCATTTTCAAAAGATTGCACATAATCGGAATTAGGACTTTCTCAAGACACTAACATTAAGGGGTTAGTTTTGAAACAACATATGAATGCAAAATTAATTGATTTCTTCCACAACATGGCATAGGAATGGGCATATGATTACCATATCCTCCCAAATCAAGTCAATCAAACCCCAAAACACATGATAGACAAGGTACAAGACACAATTGAGCCTTCAGGACAACCCGAGCGACCAATACAAGTCCAAACAACAATTGCAGGACCCCAAACTAAAAATACGAATTATAAACaacaaatgcaaaatgcaatgatgacAAATGCAAATTTGGTGCAGGGGCACTCAATAGCTGTTATGCCTCCATGATTCTTGTtggtgttattttcatgttttgattcaataaggtccTATGGACCATTTGTAATAAGTGGAACTCAATGGATGagttgttagttagatgagagggggggggtgaatcagataaactcacaatacaatgttctaatcagattcaaccttggtagaacttacttgatatgcaactatgactataaatcattcaaactcataaacagataaacttgaaacattaaaacacatttgacaccagatttaacgtggaaacccaaataggaaaaaaccactgtgggattttagacccacaagaaaatatactcttctagagtatgctcaattaaaagccaatcctcttaaagattacataaacacattgctagatctgacccggtcaagggatttccctcagatctatcagaatcttgcactttgttagaagtgaccttgtcaaaggatttcaaacactcaattagaatgttaccttcctaaaggatttacaaataagactgttaggtccactcggttaagagatttcttgtcacttacaaaaataaataacagtaataaaatatatctgcaacttcacatctgaaatgttatagcagattctatgtgctcaagataatcttgtcataagacttatctttctccttgttgggcttctcactctgttcttcaaacatatcttcaatcttttgtattcGGTTATCACTTCTGCAGTATCACTGtgcttctatttgcctgcatactttgttcatcaacttttctttatttataagcaattcctaaccacgtaatctccttaatcacatttcccatgttaatcttagccatcagatcttcaaacttgactaggttcattgaatccttcgaactgaaaaatattttatcttgccttgaaacttgtattccttccttagtacttgtgctcggttatgaccgttcaatctgtgctatagatctaactctttaattttcattgtcgttgatccataacaaacttcttgcacgaaaTTCCAATCATCTAtcaatctccagctcattggcatccttcatttaataatgtattcactcattcaatgcgttctgttactgctcggttgatactcggctAATTCTGAACTTTATTCAGTAGACATTCTCGTCTCGATGACTTCTTCgttaaccgacatcgataaccttggagtttaccgactagctccttgctcggtaaaatagaatagtatcaaacctttactcattctattgcatgcaatcttttctccttcttattcagtcttcgaatacacatatataggatatcaaaacaatcaaaatatcataatctcatcactgtctaactcggtaatagttgcccattgaataacttattactccccttcattttcacattttttatgtgtcacttaccgacatctttatactcatcaaaacatactctttaagatatggcaacatcatactgaatcagaaaatcaattgcttgacatcaatgacaaaataataatattaagacagtaatcatcctttatcaattatatcattaatctccaacaaccttctcaatatcatcaaccaacaaacttattgtaatgccaacatgaGTTAGATTGGTCATTGGCCCTATTTGGGAAAATGTTGTCATATTGTTGCTAAATGTTGTCAAATTGTCACCGAGGGTGACAAATGATGTAAAAAGGCTTATTTGGGCCTATTTAGGAGCATTTTGGATGATTTGAAGTCATTTGGGGTCATTTGACCAAATGTGGAAAAAGTTGTAAAATTCTTGCAAAAGTTgcttttgcaactttgcaatttctaGTGGCAAAATCGTAAAAGTGCAAATcaatagtcac contains these protein-coding regions:
- the LOC131038687 gene encoding uncharacterized protein At4g22758; the protein is MSERSLRKSRSRRSEIRQRSIGRTRRGRDSSRGWSSKDSTPGRAATHRRNSLSRNERNVRGDLRRTASEPNLWQGALHWDDEDLEKEGKMKKKEKFLWRPQTLSDLFDGFYTVSALPPRTPVASIFHKPEKLFAECDKFLVTVTVEGSTGPIKLIVRKEDTVIDLIKLTIDSYAKEGRHPELDSDINMFELHLSNFSMESLKRSDNVAELGSRTFFLRQENHFDSEPTLFTPTPGPFFSSFIFRRMKKIGRRTRKFWKILDCVCN